The Raphanus sativus cultivar WK10039 chromosome 2, ASM80110v3, whole genome shotgun sequence genome includes a region encoding these proteins:
- the LOC108842205 gene encoding RING-H2 finger protein ATL29 — MSTFSSPLPPHSTSQNYVTPPLTVILTVILLVFFFIGFFTLYFCKCFLDTMMQAWRLRHGEREAEATENPIQPPEAPTVNPGLELRIINSFPTFPYSSVKDLREEKYGLECAICLLEFDGDHVLRLLTTCYHVFHQECIDLWFESHKTCPVCRRDLDPPPPENTAVTLPNVDEMIIDVIQENSNDDDQHHQTTITTQIDSWPSSGQNSCLNNERSRKEQTLPDKFSRSHSTGHSIVRNKPEEEDKYRLRLPEHVKIKVTRGHSQTASCVTFADFVRNERYDHRRFGEVSNQTVVTQSEN; from the coding sequence ATGTCGACATTTTCTTCTCCTTTACCGCCACATTCTACATCACAAAACTACGTCACACCGCCTCTGACGGTCATCCTCACCGTCATACTCCTCGTTTTCTTCTTCATAGGCTTCTTCACGCTTTATTTCTGCAAGTGTTTTCTCGACACCATGATGCAAGCTTGGCGCCTCCGCCATGGAGAAAGAGAAGCCGAAGCAACCGAAAATCCCATCCAGCCACCAGAGGCTCCCACGGTTAACCCCGGCCTCGAACTTCGCATCATAAACTCGTTTCCTACTTTTCCTTATTCCTCCGTTAAAGATCTCCGGGAAGAGAAGTACGGCCTCGAATGCGCTATATGTCTACTAGAATTCGATGGAGATCATGTGCTGCGTCTCTTGACCACATGCTACCACGTGTTTCACCAAGAATGCATTGATCTCTGGTTCGAATCTCACAAAACTTGTCCCGTTTGTCGCCGTGATCTTGATCCTCCACCGCCAGAAAACACCGCCGTTACTCTCCCTAACGTCGATGAGATGATCATTGATGTGATTCAAGAAAATAGCAACGACGACGATCAGCATCATCAGACAACAATAACAACACAGATTGATAGTTGGCCGTCTTCAGGACAAAACAGTTGCTTAAACAATGAAAGATCGAGAAAAGAACAAACTCTGCCGGATAAATTCTCGAGATCGCATTCCACGGGACATTCAATAGTGAGAAATAAGCCGGAGGAAGAAGATAAGTACAGACTGAGATTACCGGAGCATGTCAAGATTAAGGTTACAAGAGGGCATAGCCAAACAGCGAGTTGTGTTACTTTTGCTGATTTTGTTAGAAACGAAAGATATGATCATCGCCGGTTTGGTGAAGTTTCCAACCAAACGGTTGTTACACAATCAGAAAATTGA
- the LOC108829638 gene encoding putative RING-H2 finger protein ATL53 codes for MESDPNPNALNQYINPRDCTQGFCSTFCPQWCSYIKLSPPPLSYELLNDGVSSNPSVSPLLIAIIGILGSAFLLATYYTLVSKHCATDTNDGAASDTGRSDLIIDVNSLESQDHDNPFAHESSNAGLDDAMIKKIGFFKLKKHQNGLKINVTDCSICLGEFNEDESLRLLPNCNHIFHVVCIDRWLTSHSNCPLCRGKIIVPTTQETDHVFVVMNLDRFTSSSGPVEGNVMVLDPREEVSVSVSSHHPRRFSAADIVMWMSRDGEEEERSYDLENGNRVKLVDYFKRSLSSGGLVLGAQGRTRRS; via the coding sequence atGGAGTCCGATCCAAACCCTAATGCTCTAAATCAATACATAAATCCAAGAGATTGTACTCAAGGCTTTTGTTCCACGTTTTGTCCTCAGTGGTGTAGTTACATCAAGTTATCTCCACCACCACTTTCCTATGAACTCCTAAACGATGGTGTTTCATCAAACCCTAGTGTTTCACCTCTTCTCATTGCCATTATTGGTATCCTTGGAAGTGCATTTCTTTTAGCAACTTACTACACTCTTGTCTCAAAGCATTGCGCCACCGACACAAACGATGGAGCTGCCTCAGACACGGGTAGATCTGATCTCATTATCGATGTTAACTCGCTAGAAAGTCAAGATCATGACAACCCTTTTGCTCATGAGTCTTCAAATGCCGGTTTGGACGACGCCATGATAAAGAAGATTGGTTTCTTCAAGTTGAAGAAGCATCAAAACGGGCTCAAGATCAACGTTACAGATTGTTCCATATGTCTTGGAGAGTTTAACGAAGACGAGAGCTTAAGGTTATTGCCTAATTGTAACCACATTTTCCACGTGGTTTGTATTGATCGGTGGCTCACCTCTCACTCAAATTGTCCCCTTTGCCGGGGTAAGATCATCGTCCCTACCACTCAAGAAACCGATCATGTCTTTGTGGTGATGAATCTTGATCGGTTTACTAGCAGTTCTGGACCAGTAGAAGGAAATGTGATGGTTCTTGATCCTCGTGAAGAGGTTAGTGTTTCGGTTAGTTCTCATCATCCACGACGGTTCTCGGCCGCAGATATTGTTATGTGGATGAGCAGAGAcggagaagaggaggagagaaGTTATGATCTTGAAAATGGAAACAGAGTGAAGCTTGTAGACTACTTTAAAAGATCACTCTCAAGTGGTGGATTGGTTCTTGGGGCTCAAGGACGGACTAGGAGATCCTAA
- the LOC108829252 gene encoding protein RGF1 INDUCIBLE TRANSCRIPTION FACTOR 1: MAIEDQENTIREIKPKNRRIMGAGGPEEEDNRWPPWLKPLLKEHFFVHCKLHVDSHKSECNMYCLDCTNGPLCSLCLAHHKDHHTIQIRRSSYHDVIRVNEIQKYLDISGIQTYVINSAKVVFLNERPQPKTGKGVTNTCKVCYRTLVDDSFRFCSLGCKIAGSSRGFEKGRRNLLTESEDSGSSMGIGRNISNLQSFSPSTPPLTTSTSCRIAKRRKGIPHRSPMG, from the exons ATGGCAATCGAAGATCAAGAGAACACAATCCGAGAAATCAAGCCTAAGAACAGAAGAATCATG GGAGCTGGTGGACCGGAGGAGGAAGATAACCGATGGCCGCCATGGCTTAAACCTCTGCTTAAAGAGCACTTCTTTGTTCACTGCAAGTTGCATGTAGACTCTCACAAGAGTGAATGCAATATGTATTGCTTAGACTGCACCAACGGCCCGCTCTGCTCTCTCTGTCTTGCCCATCACAAGGATCATCACACCATTCAG ATAAGGAGATCTTCTTATCATGATGTTATAAGGGTGAATGAGATACAAAAGTATCTTGACATATCAGGTATCCAGACTTATGTGATAAATAGTGCTAAAGTCGTCTTCTTGAACGAGAGGCCTCAGCCTAAGACAGGGAAAGGCGTTACCAATACCTGCAAAGTTTGCTACCGTACTCTCGTTGACGACAGCTTCCGCTTCTGTTCTCTTGGCTGCAAG ATCGCTGGATCATCTAGAGGCTTTGAAAAGGGAAGGAGGAACCTTTTGACGGAATCAGAGGATTCAGGTAGCAGCATGGGAATTGGGAGGAACATATCGAATCTCCAGAGTTTCAGCCCATCAACACCTCCACTGACTACATCTACTAGTTGCAGAATCGCCAAGCGAAGAAAGGGAATCCCTCACCGATCTCCAATGGGATAG